The following coding sequences lie in one Miscanthus floridulus cultivar M001 chromosome 9, ASM1932011v1, whole genome shotgun sequence genomic window:
- the LOC136482437 gene encoding uncharacterized protein — protein MSPVTALLASTAVPPAPSPSQAPARQHARHYSVGFFPSLSGGGRAALAVECSSRPQKKGTQYPPLPPHWTLVASGATVDVKEAAAATPDLEVAAPAAAD, from the coding sequence ATGTCGCCGGTCACCGCGTTGCTGGCGAGCACGGCCGTGCCGCCGGCCCCGTCCCCATCCCAGGCGCCGGCGAGGCAGCACGCCCGCCACTATTCCGTCGGCTTCTTCCCCTCGCTGTCCGGCGGCGGGCGCGCGGCGCTGGCGGTGGAGTGCTCGTCGCGGCCGCAGAAGAAGGGGACGCAGTATCCGCCGCTCCCGCCCCACTGGACGCTCGTCGCGTCCGGCGCCACGGTCGACGTGAAGGAGGCCGCCGCCGCGACCCCCGACCTCGAGGTGGCCgcacccgccgccgccgactGA